CCGAAATACCTGAATGTCTTTCGGTTCCTCGTGTTTGCCCTTAAGGGTAGGACTGGATTTGGAAGGATCGTTTTTCTCTTCGAGAGGAAGGGATTCTATCTCCTGAAAATTTTCCGGAGTCTTTACTTGAGCGACGGATATGAGTACGCCGAGTCCGAGTGCGGACAAACCACTGACAAGCAAGGAGGATTGAATATTGATCGCCCCGATGAGTCTCATGTTCTATTTTTAATATCGGTAATCAGAGTCGAAGGACCAGAAGCAAACACAAGTCTGGTATTGGACGAAGAGTTTAGGGAGAATAGTTCAGATAGAAAATCTTTTCTCCGACCGTCGGACCGGTTTTGCTTATACAAATCTACGAAAGAATTTTGCGACAAAGACAATAAAGTGACAATAATTCAAAAAAAAAACGAGTTCTGATTTCCTTTCTTCCAAACTGGAATCCGCTCTAAGCTTAGGAAACAAATTTTTTCTTAGATTCTGTCGCATCACTCGGTAAACTTGGGTTTCTATTCGTGTTCTTCCTCTTTTTTCCGGTCGATTCTTTCCTCTATCAAGTGAAACAGACTTCCCTGCGGATATTTTCCGTTTTTACCGAATTTTCCGGCCGGAATCCCAAAAACTTCGGGAATCAGTTCTTCCACGTGGGAACAGGTGAAAATCTGAAATTTTCCCTTATCCATCGCTTTACGGATATGAGAAGGAAGATTCAAATCCCTTAGATTCGCGGTCGGGATATACACCGAATATTTGTCCCGAGAATTTCCGACGATCTGAATGATTTCGTACCAAGCCGCGATCTTTGTGTTCACCGAGCCTACGGGAAGAATTTCCCCGTACTGAGAAAGGGCTCCCGTGACCGCGATGTTTCCCGGAATTTCAAGACCGGAAAGCGCGGAAAGAATCGCAAGAAGTTCCGCGCAACTCGCCGAATCGCCGTCGATGGGAGAATAATTCTGCTCAAAAAGAATGGAAGCGTCCAACCCGAACGATTGGATATGAGAGAACATTCCTTTAATATAAGATTGTAATATAAAAACACCCTTATCATGAAGATCTCCGGAAAGATTCACTTCCCGTTCGATGTTGATAAAGTTTCCGGAGCCGAGCGCGACCCGAGCCGAAACCTGATTCACCTGACCGAAATCGGATAAGGAAGAATGGAGTAAGATCACGGAAAGTCCGTTGATTCTCCCCGTCTTTTTTCCTTTGAGTTGAATCGTGGTCAAACCTTCGCGAACGCTTTCCAGATATCTTCTTTTGTGAACCGCGATTCTTTTTTCGATCGTTTCGATCGCGGATTCGACTTGCGCTTTCGTGATCGGCTTCTTCTCTTTTTTATAAAGAACCAGAAGTTCTCCCACGAAGGTTCTCAGTTCCGCAAAGGAAAGGGAAAGTCTGGTTTTGCTGTCGTTCCAACGAAGAGCGATTTCGAGTAACGTGTCCACCGCCGAAGAATCGAAACCAGGATAGCCCGGTTTTTCCCAGGAGCGAATCAGTCCTCCGAAAAGTTCGAGATTCTTTTTCGTTTTCATCACGGCTTCGTACGGAAGATGGATCTTAAAGGAAAAACTATCGTAGAAATCCGGATCGACGCCCGAGATAAAATCGACTTCGCCCTCTTCTCCCGCGAGAATCAGTTTGAATCTTGTGTTGACCGAAGGATGAAAACGATTCATCTCTTTGGATCCGGTCATTTCGGGAAGAGTTAAAAAGTCGATTCTCCCCGTTTGCAAAACCTCTTTGATGAGAAAATAAAGATTGGAATCTTCCGTAAGAGCGCGCATCGGAAGAAGCAGATAACCTCCGTCGGCTTCGGCCATTTTTCCGGGACGGTATTCTGTGTTTCCCGGAAAACCGGCGAGGGTTAAAAATCCGGGATGAGGATCGCAGATGACTTTGATATTTTTTTTAAGACCGGATATGTATGTTTGAAGTAAGGTCAGGTTGCTTTCAAGTCCCGGACCGGTAATGAGAATGTTGGAAAAAATTCCGGGGTTTTCCAAAGCGGTCGGCAGGGAACTGAGTTCTTCTTTGTGAAAGGCTAAAAAATCGGGAAGTCCGTTTTGCGGTTTTTGTTTTCCCGCGTGGAGTTTGATTGCCGACTGATTGGAAGTTATTCTTTTGATCACTAAAAACGATTCTCCCTTAGGTTCCTACTACGATCAATCAATAAGTACGGAAGCGCTCGGCTCTATCCTTTTTTTCCTAGGATCAGCATCGCGTCCCCGTAGGAATAAAATCTAAATTCTTCCCGAATCG
This genomic stretch from Leptospira kmetyi serovar Malaysia str. Bejo-Iso9 harbors:
- a CDS encoding AAA family ATPase, with the translated sequence MIKRITSNQSAIKLHAGKQKPQNGLPDFLAFHKEELSSLPTALENPGIFSNILITGPGLESNLTLLQTYISGLKKNIKVICDPHPGFLTLAGFPGNTEYRPGKMAEADGGYLLLPMRALTEDSNLYFLIKEVLQTGRIDFLTLPEMTGSKEMNRFHPSVNTRFKLILAGEEGEVDFISGVDPDFYDSFSFKIHLPYEAVMKTKKNLELFGGLIRSWEKPGYPGFDSSAVDTLLEIALRWNDSKTRLSLSFAELRTFVGELLVLYKKEKKPITKAQVESAIETIEKRIAVHKRRYLESVREGLTTIQLKGKKTGRINGLSVILLHSSLSDFGQVNQVSARVALGSGNFINIEREVNLSGDLHDKGVFILQSYIKGMFSHIQSFGLDASILFEQNYSPIDGDSASCAELLAILSALSGLEIPGNIAVTGALSQYGEILPVGSVNTKIAAWYEIIQIVGNSRDKYSVYIPTANLRDLNLPSHIRKAMDKGKFQIFTCSHVEELIPEVFGIPAGKFGKNGKYPQGSLFHLIEERIDRKKEEEHE